One window of Tachyglossus aculeatus isolate mTacAcu1 unplaced genomic scaffold, mTacAcu1.pri scaffold_87_arrow_ctg1, whole genome shotgun sequence genomic DNA carries:
- the LOC119924178 gene encoding olfactory receptor 14A2-like: MPNDSIVREFLLLGFSEIQELQLVHSVLFLLVYLAALTGNLLIVAVTTLDRCLNALMYFFLRHLSVLDLCLISVTLPKSVVISLTDHRSISLLGCVLQVFLVVVLATSELVVLMAMSYDRYAAICRPLRYELIMTNTACGKMAASSWLSGVLFGVLYTASTFSLSFCGSNIVQQFFCDVPSLLKISCSEDHVAINVSVTGGVALGVVCFVSIFVSYVRIFQAVLRMPTTKSRAKAFSTCLPHLAFFTVFPFTAVISYLKPVSDSPSTLDLLVSVFYTVVPPTLNPLIYSLRNWDLKAALGRVLKGRFLLPRLRDKISV; this comes from the coding sequence ATGCCCAACGACTCAatagtgagggaattcctcctgctgggattctcagagatccaggaactgcagctggtccactccgtgctgttcctcctggtctacctggcggccctgacggggaatctccttatcgtcgccgtcaccaccctcgaccggtgcctcaacgctctcatgtacttcttcctcaggcacctgtctgtcctcgacctctgcctcatctctgtcaccctccccaagtctgtcgtcatttCCCTGACCGATCATAGATCCATCTCTCTCCTGGGCTGTGTCCTCCAGGTCTTCCTCGTGGtcgttttggccacttcagagctggttgtcctcatggcgatgtcctatgaccgatatgccgccatctgccgccccctgcgctatgagctcatcatgaccaacacggcatgtggaaagatggcggcctcctCCTGGCTTAGCGGAGtgttgtttggggtcttgtatacagcttcgactttctccctgagcttctgtggttcCAACatagtccagcagttcttctgtgacgtcccctccctgctgaagatctcctgctccgaggaccacgttgccatcaatgtgagcgtcaccggtggggtagctttaggtgttgTCTGCTTCGTCTCAATCTTCGTCtcctatgtgcgcatcttccaggccgtgctgaggatgccgactaccaagagccgggccaaagccttctcaacctgtctgccccacctcgccttctTCACCGTCTTCCCCTTTACGGCTgtgatctcctacctcaagcccgtttcagactccccctcgaccttggacctgctggtgtctgtattctacaccgtggttccccccaccctgaaccctctcatctacagcctgaggaactgggatctGAAGGCCGCCCTTggcagagtcctaaaggggagattcctcctccctcgtctaagggacaaaatttctgtt